The following coding sequences are from one Pseudonocardia sp. EC080619-01 window:
- the pqqD gene encoding pyrroloquinoline quinone biosynthesis peptide chaperone PqqD, translating to MTDDDLTATPRLATRAMLKHDRVRGVELLLLPERVVVLNQSGAAILGLCDGNRTVRQLVDQLERDFAATDLVNDVMTFLDDASGRGWVVVS from the coding sequence ATGACCGACGACGATCTGACCGCCACCCCCCGGCTGGCGACCAGGGCGATGCTCAAGCACGACCGCGTCCGGGGTGTGGAGCTGCTGCTGCTGCCCGAGCGGGTCGTGGTCCTCAACCAGTCCGGCGCGGCGATCCTCGGCCTGTGCGACGGCAACCGGACCGTGCGGCAGCTGGTCGACCAGCTCGAACGGGACTTCGCCGCGACCGACCTCGTGAACGACGTCATGACGTTCCTCGACGACGCCAGCGGGCGGGGCTGGGTGGTGGTGTCGTGA
- the pqqC gene encoding pyrroloquinoline-quinone synthase PqqC — protein sequence MNAWSANEFEARLRSIGEKRYHHLHPFNERMHAGTLTENEFRGWVRNRFYYQVNLPVKDAFILTKLPGRDDRRRWIQRIIDHDGRTGDEGGIEKWIRLGEAVGLTREHLFDDDTVLPGTRFAVDAYVDFCRRQPWLESVASALTELFAPDLLSRRITDVTHHYPWIATDGLEYFRARLTQQPKDIEHLLELVLDHATTREQQDACARALEFKCDVLWSLLDAVELAYGRSR from the coding sequence ATGAACGCCTGGTCCGCGAACGAGTTCGAAGCGCGGCTGCGGTCCATCGGGGAGAAGCGGTATCACCATCTGCACCCGTTCAACGAACGGATGCACGCGGGCACACTGACCGAGAACGAATTCCGGGGCTGGGTGCGGAACCGCTTCTACTACCAGGTGAACCTCCCGGTGAAGGACGCGTTCATCCTGACCAAGCTCCCCGGCCGCGACGACCGGCGGCGCTGGATCCAGCGCATCATCGACCACGACGGGCGTACCGGCGACGAGGGCGGCATCGAGAAGTGGATCCGCCTCGGCGAGGCCGTCGGCCTGACCCGTGAGCACCTGTTCGACGACGACACGGTCCTGCCCGGCACACGGTTCGCGGTGGACGCCTACGTCGACTTCTGCCGCCGGCAACCGTGGCTGGAGTCGGTCGCCTCGGCGCTGACCGAGCTGTTCGCGCCGGACCTGCTCAGCCGGCGGATCACCGACGTCACCCACCACTACCCGTGGATCGCGACCGACGGTCTCGAGTACTTCCGGGCACGGCTCACCCAGCAGCCCAAGGACATCGAGCACCTGCTCGAACTGGTCCTCGACCACGCGACGACCCGCGAGCAGCAGGACGCGTGTGCCCGGGCGCTGGAGTTCAAGTGCGACGTCCTCTGGAGCCTGCTCGACGCCGTGGAACTCGCCTACGGCAGGAGCCGCTGA
- a CDS encoding sodium:calcium antiporter, whose product MDAITSLIVFAAGAAVLVYSAEKLITYLVGAARGLTVSLFLLAILFTGIEFDDLAFGIVLNLEGLEDVAVGVIFGTVMSMTGLVLGLAALIAPCRVEIPRDYIAIFALAPLILVPVALIGELGVASAIVLILLFVAFVAYVAYREYQRAMPTFRSSEVLESLDGEETRAVTGRRVAASVGGGTAGGGPGDAGAGGLYETGDLAVATANRRSGSTLLLLAILALLGLVVGAWAMSEGTEGLLENFAISGTVFGATIATLVLSLEDIFLTVEPARRGAPAIGVGNVVGSVVFSVTAKLGIVVLAGGTIVITSEVFSWHLPALVVINGFAAYALFTGRLRRWHGAALLVGYIAYWAISFTVFGLVPVDDAGGDDDDAASPPGIEAPAVPGAPDDD is encoded by the coding sequence ATGGACGCGATAACGTCACTCATCGTCTTCGCCGCCGGTGCGGCGGTGCTCGTCTACAGCGCCGAAAAGCTGATCACCTATCTGGTCGGCGCCGCCCGCGGTCTCACGGTGTCGCTGTTCCTGCTGGCGATCCTGTTCACCGGTATCGAGTTCGACGACCTCGCGTTCGGCATCGTGCTGAACCTCGAGGGCCTGGAGGACGTCGCGGTCGGCGTCATCTTCGGGACCGTCATGTCGATGACCGGCCTGGTGCTGGGCCTCGCCGCGCTGATCGCGCCCTGCCGGGTGGAGATTCCCCGGGACTACATCGCGATCTTCGCGCTCGCCCCGCTGATCCTGGTCCCGGTCGCCCTGATCGGCGAGCTCGGGGTCGCGTCCGCGATCGTGCTCATCCTGCTGTTCGTGGCGTTCGTGGCCTACGTGGCCTACCGCGAGTACCAGCGGGCGATGCCGACGTTCCGCAGCTCCGAGGTGCTCGAGTCGCTCGACGGCGAGGAGACCCGCGCGGTCACCGGCCGGCGGGTCGCCGCCTCCGTCGGCGGTGGGACCGCGGGGGGCGGTCCCGGTGACGCGGGTGCGGGGGGTCTCTACGAGACCGGCGACCTCGCGGTCGCGACGGCGAACCGTCGTTCCGGCAGCACGCTGCTGCTCCTGGCGATACTGGCGCTGCTCGGTCTCGTCGTCGGTGCCTGGGCGATGTCGGAGGGCACCGAGGGGCTGCTGGAGAACTTCGCGATCAGCGGCACGGTCTTCGGTGCGACGATCGCGACCCTGGTTCTCTCCCTCGAGGACATCTTCCTGACCGTCGAACCGGCCCGGCGGGGTGCGCCCGCGATCGGGGTCGGGAACGTCGTCGGCAGCGTGGTGTTCTCGGTGACGGCCAAGCTCGGCATCGTCGTTCTGGCCGGCGGCACGATCGTCATCACCTCCGAGGTGTTCAGCTGGCATCTGCCGGCCTTGGTCGTGATCAACGGGTTCGCGGCGTACGCCCTGTTCACCGGCCGGTTGCGCCGATGGCACGGCGCCGCGCTGCTGGTCGGCTACATCGCCTACTGGGCCATCAGCTTCACCGTGTTCGGCCTGGTCCCGGTCGACGACGCCGGCGGCGACGACGACGACGCGGCGTCCCCTCCGGGGATCGAGGCCCCCGCCGTCCCGGGCGCACCGGACGACGACTGA
- the hxlA gene encoding 3-hexulose-6-phosphate synthase has protein sequence MQLQVALDVLDLPSALRLADQVAEHVDILELGTPLVKSAGIGAVTAIKAAHPDKLVFADLKTADAGALEAELAFSAGADLVTVMGAVDDDTVRGAVAAGEKHGKQVVADMISVVNGRVARIREVAKLGVAFVEIHAGLDEQARPGYSIAQLLDDGREAGVAFSIAGGVKADTIASVREAGAVVAVAGGAIYGADDPGAAAAELKQRATG, from the coding sequence GTGCAGCTGCAGGTGGCGTTGGATGTTCTGGATCTTCCCTCGGCGTTGAGGCTGGCGGACCAGGTGGCCGAGCACGTGGACATTCTGGAGCTGGGTACGCCGTTGGTGAAGTCGGCGGGTATCGGTGCGGTGACCGCGATCAAGGCGGCGCACCCGGACAAGCTGGTGTTCGCGGACCTGAAGACCGCGGATGCGGGTGCGCTGGAGGCGGAGCTGGCGTTCTCCGCGGGTGCGGATCTGGTGACGGTGATGGGTGCGGTCGACGACGACACCGTGCGTGGTGCGGTCGCGGCCGGGGAGAAGCACGGCAAGCAGGTCGTGGCGGACATGATCAGTGTGGTCAACGGGCGGGTGGCCCGGATCCGTGAGGTCGCGAAGCTGGGTGTGGCGTTCGTGGAGATCCATGCCGGTCTCGACGAGCAGGCCCGTCCGGGGTACTCGATCGCGCAGCTGCTCGACGACGGCCGGGAGGCCGGGGTCGCGTTCTCGATCGCCGGTGGGGTCAAGGCCGACACGATCGCCTCGGTCCGTGAGGCCGGCGCGGTCGTCGCCGTCGCGGGCGGGGCGATCTACGGCGCCGACGACCCGGGCGCGGCAGCGGCCGAGCTCAAGCAGCGCGCCACCGGCTGA
- a CDS encoding class I SAM-dependent methyltransferase — translation MDEHEAVERTRRDYDDVAEAYDDMVRQGDETTDALSAAMIDAFAGLARGGGPDSAGEPDRAGGPDHADRPDNAVIDAGCGPGQWTDHLDRNGTRAYGVDLSPAMVAIARRYRPDLRYEVGSMLRLDAPDRSVAGVLAHFSLIHTPPDLLPDVLAEFARVIRPGGPLLIGVQITDTPGADGWVPYAHKASPAFLWNLDALDERLRPHGFVELGRMRIAAPAPARPPAGYLLARHGGRPARSTHGR, via the coding sequence ATGGACGAGCACGAGGCCGTGGAACGGACGCGCCGGGACTACGACGACGTCGCCGAGGCGTACGACGACATGGTGCGGCAGGGCGACGAGACCACCGACGCCCTCTCCGCAGCGATGATCGACGCCTTCGCCGGGCTCGCCCGTGGCGGCGGGCCGGACAGCGCCGGTGAGCCGGACCGTGCCGGTGGGCCGGACCATGCCGATCGACCGGACAACGCCGTGATCGACGCGGGGTGCGGCCCGGGACAGTGGACCGACCACCTGGACCGGAACGGCACCCGGGCCTACGGGGTCGATCTGTCACCCGCCATGGTCGCGATCGCCCGGCGATACCGCCCCGATCTCCGCTACGAGGTCGGTTCCATGCTCCGTCTCGACGCACCGGACCGTTCGGTCGCCGGCGTCCTGGCCCACTTCTCGCTCATCCACACCCCGCCGGACCTCCTCCCGGACGTCCTGGCCGAGTTCGCCCGGGTGATCAGGCCGGGAGGTCCCCTGCTCATCGGGGTGCAGATCACCGACACACCGGGCGCCGACGGCTGGGTCCCCTATGCCCACAAGGCCTCACCGGCGTTCCTGTGGAACCTCGACGCGCTCGACGAACGACTACGACCGCACGGCTTCGTCGAACTCGGACGCATGCGCATCGCCGCTCCGGCCCCGGCCAGGCCCCCGGCCGGCTACCTCCTGGCGCGCCACGGCGGCCGTCCGGCCCGGTCGACGCATGGTCGATGA